Proteins encoded together in one Catenulispora sp. EB89 window:
- a CDS encoding cytochrome P450 — protein sequence MTIHESDLDEQVVSLLSPEFEEDPIGALARLREKSPLVRVGYPGGARVWLVTRSEDIRKVMSDPRFVVDAAKVDGHEGPSITEQMFAMFDVEDDVADELRGYFGANLMLEDGQSHVRLRRVLAPAFTVRRIQALRPRVEEVSARLLRDLDRKGSGDLLNEYAGPLTTAVICELIGIDEADRPQVREWLAEYINLTADFAAGLLGVCRYLKELLARRRAEPADDLISTLAQAMDAEDVRLSEPDAISLVVTVVNAAYHAVNDFIVNSVLVLEDNPEQLARLRANPEALPHAVEELLRVGSSIALAGTRYATTDLEFAGVRVRQGDALTGSIHSANYDPRYFPRPEQCDIGRRTKAAEGHLSFGAGPHRCIGATLASLEGEVAIDHLMLKRDSVKVAVSRSELRYRDPAPGAAPRLLTALPVRM from the coding sequence ATGACTATTCACGAGTCGGATCTGGATGAGCAGGTCGTCAGCCTGCTGTCCCCGGAGTTCGAGGAGGATCCCATCGGGGCCTTGGCGCGCCTGCGGGAGAAATCCCCGCTGGTGCGCGTCGGGTACCCCGGCGGCGCGCGGGTGTGGCTGGTGACGCGCAGCGAGGACATCAGGAAGGTGATGAGCGATCCGCGCTTCGTCGTGGACGCGGCCAAGGTCGACGGCCACGAGGGCCCGAGCATCACCGAGCAGATGTTCGCGATGTTCGACGTCGAGGACGATGTCGCCGACGAGCTGCGCGGCTACTTCGGCGCGAACCTGATGCTCGAGGACGGCCAGAGCCACGTGCGGCTGCGCCGGGTGCTCGCGCCGGCGTTCACCGTCCGGCGCATCCAGGCGCTGCGGCCTCGGGTCGAGGAGGTCTCGGCCCGGCTGCTGCGGGACCTGGACCGCAAGGGCTCCGGCGACCTCCTCAACGAGTACGCCGGACCGCTCACCACCGCCGTCATCTGCGAGCTGATCGGCATCGACGAGGCGGACCGGCCGCAGGTCCGGGAATGGCTGGCCGAGTACATCAACCTCACGGCCGACTTCGCCGCCGGCCTGCTCGGCGTGTGCCGGTATCTCAAGGAGCTGCTGGCGCGGCGCCGGGCCGAACCGGCGGACGACCTGATCTCCACCCTGGCCCAGGCCATGGACGCCGAGGACGTGCGGCTCAGCGAGCCGGACGCGATCTCGCTCGTCGTGACGGTGGTGAACGCGGCCTACCACGCGGTCAACGACTTCATCGTCAACTCGGTCCTGGTCCTGGAGGACAACCCGGAGCAGCTGGCCCGGCTCCGGGCCAACCCGGAGGCGCTGCCGCACGCCGTGGAGGAGCTGCTGCGGGTCGGATCCTCCATCGCGCTGGCCGGGACCCGCTACGCGACCACGGACCTGGAGTTCGCCGGCGTCCGGGTCCGCCAGGGCGACGCGCTGACCGGCTCCATCCATTCCGCCAACTACGACCCCCGCTACTTCCCCCGGCCCGAGCAGTGCGACATCGGGCGCCGGACGAAGGCGGCGGAGGGCCACCTGTCGTTCGGGGCCGGGCCGCACCGGTGCATTGGGGCGACGCTGGCGAGCCTGGAGGGCGAGGTGGCCATCGACCACCTGATGTTGAAGCGCGACAGCGTCAAGGTGGCCGTGAGCCGCAGCGAGCTGCGGTACCGCGACCCGGCGCCGGGTGCAGCCCCGCGGCTGTTGACGGCGCTGCCCGTACGCATGTGA
- a CDS encoding thioesterase II family protein — translation MTVLVCVPFAGAGPSFFHPWREPAAGRWRVLPVELPGREKRILETPFRDVAEAARDSVGDVVAGLGDGESVLLFGHSLGAVLAYELAHLLLDRGVTVEGLVVSGSPGPWTQRERRATGLPDEEFLVRVEEFAGFRHEALDHPEMRDLILPVLRADCEMHENYVPSRDDPLPVPVCSMRGCSDGLVTAEQAQEWRLATTDAFRYAEFPGDHMFLVDSAREVLDVIAAEFATPGAASAAI, via the coding sequence ATGACGGTACTGGTGTGTGTCCCGTTCGCGGGGGCCGGCCCCTCGTTCTTCCACCCGTGGCGGGAGCCGGCGGCCGGCCGGTGGCGGGTGCTCCCGGTCGAACTGCCCGGCCGGGAGAAGCGGATCCTGGAGACGCCGTTCCGGGACGTGGCGGAGGCGGCCCGCGACAGCGTCGGCGACGTCGTCGCGGGCCTGGGCGACGGGGAGTCGGTCCTGTTGTTCGGGCACAGTCTCGGCGCGGTGCTCGCCTACGAGCTCGCGCACCTGCTCCTCGACCGCGGCGTCACCGTCGAGGGCCTGGTCGTCAGCGGCTCCCCGGGGCCCTGGACGCAGCGGGAGAGACGGGCGACAGGCCTGCCCGACGAAGAGTTCCTGGTTCGGGTCGAGGAGTTCGCAGGCTTCCGGCACGAGGCCCTGGACCATCCGGAGATGCGCGACTTGATTCTCCCGGTGCTGCGGGCCGACTGCGAGATGCACGAGAACTACGTCCCGAGTCGGGACGACCCCCTGCCCGTCCCTGTTTGTTCGATGCGCGGATGCTCCGACGGGCTGGTCACGGCGGAGCAGGCGCAGGAGTGGCGGCTGGCGACCACGGACGCCTTCCGGTACGCGGAGTTCCCTGGCGATCACATGTTTCTGGTCGACAGTGCCCGAGAAGTGCTCGATGTCATCGCGGCGGAGTTCGCCACCCCGGGGGCGGCCTCCGCGGCGATCTGA
- a CDS encoding amino acid adenylation domain-containing protein has translation MIPLSYAQRRMWLTNQIEDKAETYNISPTFRLTGPLDAAAMIAAINDVVDRHETLRTRYVTDENDEPYQQILPAGQSLVEVEVRDVAADDLPAAIKQAIAHHFDLAAEIPLRAHLYRCGPEEHVLLLVIQHISSDGVSGGPLSRDLATAYAARLEDAAPAWAPLEVQYKDYALWQRELLGDVTDPASLAARQADYWRRELDGVPQPLSLPLDRPRPEQRNLHGDTVRVDVAPQAAARLAGLADEHGMTMAMVMQAGLAVLLGALGGGEDITIGGPIAGRTDEALTDLVGFFVNTQVLRVDLSGGPSFVDVLARVREKALTAYEHQDLPFEMLVELINPNRSMAYQPLFQVAFAWQNWARWDYGLVGLQVEFEQHLVEATISDLFLSMAMDDSGKVWGDLMYATQLFDRETAEAIAARFGRVLEQLAADPLAPIGTVDVLLPAERERLLRAVNDTAYAGTAGTLPDAFEAQVRRDPDRVAVIAEQETLTYGELDRRANRLAHWLLAQGAGPEQLVAVRMPRSVELVVAIYAVVKAGAAYVPIDIEAPEDRVRQLLDSSRPLLVLDETLPDVSAYPDSAPQRVLSPDNAAYVIYTSGSTGGPKGVQVPHRSIMNYLKWFLAYFGVTPEDRFLLGSSTSFDASVPELFVMLQMGAAIVVAREGGRREPAYLAELIQKEGVTGAFFVPSLLDAFINEPAAKKCTGLRWMEVIGEAFPAVLANTVTELLPGCDVYNCYGPTETTAGVTAHLHVPGADRVPIGTPIWNTRVYVLDEQLRPVAPGVPGELYLSGAGSARGYLGHTALTSHRFVACPFGEPGARMYRTGDLVRWNRDGALEFIGRTDFQVKLRGIRIELGEIENVLAGHPAVARAAVVARSDERGDAHLVAYAVPDPDAAVVATGDRLEEWRRVRDDKYAEADGAPWGEDFRGQDSSSAGEPIPLEEMREWRDAAVAQVLGFAPRRVLEIGAGSGLLLAGIADSVEEYWGTDISAAAVDGLRRHVDQQAYADRVRLSVQAADDVSGLPRGGFDTVLLNSVVQYFPSAGYLDRVLSQALELLAPGGRVIVGDVRNARTLRLLVTAAQRAAQPQASTEEIRALVEQALLTERELAVAPEWFADWAADHGLGVDIRLKAGQAHNELTRHRYEVVLHQEPVDAVDLVGVPGLRWGREVAGLDALADRLIRAGADPVRVSGIPNARLVAEAVAAASSSASGQTVLSGAPLDPQELAEWARQRGFEPVLTWSGEAPHGFDAVLLPASQAGQQAGQQAGHQAGHQVGWQAVRGGFVPGAAAGRSGTNAPALSAAVGPLAAELPGYLRDRLPGYMVPASVVLLSELPVNAAGKLDRQALPVERVASRGGQPRNVFEEKLCAVFSEVLRVENVGIDDDFFVLGGHSLLAARLSAKIRKQLGVDVPLRTIVRYPTVAELAALTMNGAVLGDHLDPYAPVLPLHDDPGTGKPPVWFLHGGGGLGWVYFSFAPFVQDRPAYALQARGCNGVDPLAESVQDMVADYAEQILRIQPEGPYNLVGWSLSGPLVHALADNLDRRGHEVGLLAVLDATPSPGFKDLPALDPDSYRKEVEDFLSEFMNPENVREMLDIMGRVGANNRSVMKDFDSPVYRGDLLYFHANQGKDWGSYAPSWRDYIQGDIEEFEVDSTHEYMHMPKPAAQVMRVIAPRLA, from the coding sequence GTGATTCCGCTTTCATACGCACAACGCCGCATGTGGCTGACGAACCAGATCGAGGACAAGGCGGAGACCTACAACATCTCCCCGACGTTCCGGCTGACCGGCCCGCTGGACGCCGCCGCGATGATCGCGGCGATCAACGACGTGGTCGACCGGCACGAGACCCTGCGCACCCGGTACGTGACCGATGAGAACGACGAGCCCTACCAGCAGATCCTGCCGGCCGGGCAGTCGCTGGTCGAGGTGGAGGTGCGGGACGTCGCGGCGGACGACCTGCCGGCCGCGATCAAGCAGGCCATCGCGCACCACTTCGACCTGGCCGCGGAGATCCCGCTGCGCGCGCACCTGTACCGCTGCGGCCCGGAGGAGCACGTCCTGCTCCTGGTCATCCAGCACATCTCCTCCGACGGCGTCTCCGGCGGGCCGCTGTCCCGGGACCTGGCCACCGCCTACGCCGCCCGCCTGGAGGATGCGGCGCCGGCGTGGGCTCCGCTGGAGGTGCAGTACAAGGACTACGCGCTGTGGCAGCGCGAACTGCTCGGCGACGTGACGGACCCGGCCAGCCTGGCCGCCCGGCAGGCCGACTACTGGCGCAGGGAGCTCGACGGGGTGCCGCAGCCGCTCAGCCTCCCGCTGGACCGCCCGCGGCCCGAGCAGCGGAACCTGCACGGCGACACGGTGCGCGTCGACGTGGCCCCGCAGGCCGCGGCCCGGCTCGCCGGGCTGGCCGACGAGCACGGGATGACCATGGCGATGGTCATGCAGGCGGGCCTGGCGGTGCTGCTGGGCGCGCTCGGCGGCGGCGAGGACATCACCATCGGCGGCCCGATCGCCGGCCGGACCGACGAGGCGCTGACCGATCTGGTGGGGTTCTTCGTCAACACCCAGGTGCTGCGGGTGGACCTGTCCGGCGGCCCGTCGTTCGTGGACGTGCTGGCCCGGGTGCGGGAGAAGGCGCTGACCGCCTACGAGCACCAGGACCTGCCGTTCGAGATGCTGGTCGAGCTGATCAACCCGAACCGCTCCATGGCCTACCAGCCGCTGTTCCAGGTGGCCTTCGCCTGGCAGAACTGGGCCCGCTGGGACTACGGCCTGGTCGGCCTGCAGGTGGAGTTCGAGCAGCACCTGGTCGAGGCCACCATCTCCGACCTCTTCCTGAGCATGGCCATGGACGACTCGGGCAAGGTCTGGGGCGACCTGATGTACGCCACGCAGCTGTTCGACCGGGAGACCGCCGAGGCGATCGCGGCCCGGTTCGGGCGGGTCCTGGAGCAGTTGGCCGCCGATCCGCTGGCCCCGATCGGCACGGTCGACGTGCTGCTGCCGGCCGAGCGCGAGCGGCTGCTCCGGGCGGTCAACGACACCGCCTACGCCGGGACCGCCGGCACGCTGCCGGACGCGTTCGAGGCGCAGGTCCGGCGCGACCCGGACCGGGTGGCGGTGATCGCCGAACAGGAGACGCTGACCTACGGCGAGCTGGACCGGCGCGCCAACCGGCTGGCGCACTGGCTCCTCGCGCAGGGCGCCGGACCGGAGCAACTGGTCGCGGTGCGCATGCCGCGCTCGGTCGAGCTGGTGGTGGCGATCTACGCGGTGGTCAAGGCCGGCGCCGCCTACGTCCCGATCGACATCGAGGCGCCCGAGGACCGGGTGCGGCAGCTGCTGGACAGTTCCCGGCCGCTGCTGGTCCTGGACGAGACCCTGCCGGACGTGTCGGCGTATCCGGACTCTGCGCCCCAGCGCGTGCTGTCGCCGGACAACGCCGCGTACGTGATCTACACCTCCGGCTCGACCGGCGGCCCCAAGGGCGTGCAGGTGCCGCACCGGTCGATCATGAACTACCTCAAGTGGTTCCTGGCCTACTTCGGCGTCACGCCCGAGGACCGGTTCCTGCTGGGCTCCTCGACGAGCTTCGACGCGTCGGTGCCGGAGCTGTTCGTCATGCTCCAGATGGGCGCGGCCATCGTCGTGGCCCGCGAGGGCGGGCGCCGCGAGCCGGCCTATCTCGCGGAGCTGATCCAGAAGGAGGGCGTGACCGGCGCGTTCTTCGTGCCCTCGCTGCTCGACGCCTTCATCAACGAGCCGGCCGCGAAGAAGTGCACCGGCCTGCGCTGGATGGAGGTCATCGGCGAGGCGTTCCCGGCGGTGCTCGCGAACACGGTCACCGAGCTGCTGCCCGGTTGCGACGTCTACAACTGCTACGGCCCGACCGAGACCACCGCGGGGGTCACCGCGCACCTGCACGTGCCCGGCGCCGACCGGGTCCCGATCGGCACGCCGATCTGGAACACCCGGGTCTACGTCCTGGACGAGCAGCTGCGTCCGGTCGCGCCCGGGGTTCCCGGCGAGCTGTACCTGTCCGGGGCCGGAAGCGCCCGGGGCTACCTCGGGCACACCGCGCTGACCTCCCACCGGTTCGTCGCCTGTCCTTTCGGCGAGCCCGGCGCGCGCATGTACCGTACCGGAGACCTGGTGCGCTGGAACCGGGACGGCGCGCTGGAGTTCATCGGCCGGACCGACTTCCAGGTCAAGCTGCGCGGGATCCGCATCGAGCTCGGGGAGATCGAGAACGTGCTCGCCGGTCATCCGGCGGTGGCCCGGGCGGCGGTGGTGGCTCGGTCCGACGAGCGCGGCGACGCGCACCTCGTGGCCTACGCGGTGCCGGATCCGGACGCCGCGGTGGTCGCCACCGGCGACCGGCTGGAGGAGTGGCGCCGCGTCCGCGACGACAAGTACGCCGAGGCCGACGGCGCGCCCTGGGGCGAGGACTTCCGCGGCCAGGACTCCAGCTCCGCCGGTGAGCCGATCCCGCTGGAGGAGATGCGGGAATGGCGCGACGCGGCGGTGGCGCAGGTGCTGGGCTTCGCGCCGCGGCGGGTGCTGGAGATCGGCGCCGGGTCCGGACTCCTGCTGGCCGGGATCGCCGATTCCGTCGAGGAGTACTGGGGCACCGACATCTCGGCCGCGGCGGTGGACGGGCTGCGCCGGCACGTGGATCAGCAGGCTTACGCCGACCGGGTCCGGCTCAGCGTCCAGGCCGCCGACGACGTCTCCGGGCTGCCCCGGGGCGGGTTCGACACCGTGCTGCTCAACTCCGTGGTGCAGTACTTCCCGAGCGCCGGATACCTGGACCGGGTGCTGAGCCAGGCCCTTGAGCTGCTCGCGCCCGGCGGCCGGGTGATCGTCGGAGACGTCCGCAACGCCCGCACCCTGCGGCTCCTGGTGACGGCCGCGCAGCGGGCGGCTCAGCCGCAGGCCTCGACCGAGGAGATCCGGGCCCTGGTGGAACAGGCGCTGCTCACCGAGCGCGAGCTGGCGGTCGCCCCGGAGTGGTTCGCCGACTGGGCCGCCGACCACGGGCTCGGCGTCGACATCCGGTTGAAGGCCGGCCAGGCGCACAACGAGCTGACGCGGCACCGGTATGAAGTCGTGCTGCACCAGGAGCCGGTCGACGCCGTCGATCTGGTCGGCGTGCCCGGGCTCCGGTGGGGCCGGGAGGTCGCAGGCCTCGACGCTCTGGCCGACCGGCTCATCCGGGCCGGAGCCGATCCGGTGCGCGTGAGCGGCATCCCCAACGCGCGGCTGGTGGCCGAGGCCGTCGCCGCGGCTTCGTCCAGCGCGTCGGGGCAGACCGTCCTGTCCGGGGCGCCGTTGGACCCGCAGGAACTCGCCGAGTGGGCGCGGCAGCGGGGCTTCGAGCCGGTTCTCACCTGGTCGGGCGAGGCGCCGCATGGTTTTGATGCGGTGCTGCTGCCTGCTTCGCAGGCCGGGCAGCAGGCAGGGCAGCAAGCAGGGCACCAAGCCGGGCATCAGGTCGGGTGGCAGGCAGTCCGGGGCGGATTCGTACCCGGCGCGGCGGCGGGGCGCAGCGGGACCAACGCCCCCGCGCTCAGCGCCGCGGTCGGCCCGCTGGCGGCCGAGCTCCCCGGCTATCTGCGCGACCGGCTGCCGGGCTACATGGTCCCGGCCTCGGTGGTCCTGCTGTCGGAGCTGCCGGTGAACGCGGCCGGCAAGCTCGACCGGCAGGCGCTGCCGGTGGAGCGCGTGGCCAGCCGCGGCGGGCAACCGCGCAACGTCTTCGAAGAGAAGCTGTGCGCCGTCTTCAGTGAAGTGCTCCGCGTGGAGAACGTCGGGATCGACGACGACTTCTTCGTCCTCGGCGGACACTCGCTGCTGGCCGCGCGGCTCAGCGCCAAGATCCGCAAGCAGCTGGGCGTCGACGTGCCGCTGCGGACGATCGTCCGGTATCCCACCGTGGCCGAGCTGGCCGCGCTGACGATGAACGGCGCCGTCCTGGGCGACCACCTCGATCCGTACGCCCCCGTGCTGCCCCTGCACGACGACCCGGGCACCGGCAAGCCGCCGGTGTGGTTCCTGCACGGCGGCGGCGGTCTGGGCTGGGTGTACTTCTCGTTCGCGCCCTTCGTCCAGGACCGTCCGGCCTACGCCCTGCAGGCCCGCGGCTGCAACGGCGTCGACCCGCTGGCCGAGTCGGTCCAGGACATGGTCGCGGACTACGCCGAGCAGATCCTCCGGATCCAGCCGGAGGGTCCCTACAACCTGGTCGGCTGGTCGCTGAGCGGCCCGCTCGTGCACGCCCTGGCCGACAACCTGGACCGGCGCGGGCACGAGGTGGGCCTGCTGGCGGTCCTGGACGCCACGCCGTCGCCCGGGTTCAAGGATCTGCCCGCTCTGGACCCGGACTCCTACCGGAAGGAGGTCGAGGACTTCCTCAGCGAGTTCATGAACCCCGAGAACGTCCGCGAGATGCTGGACATCATGGGCCGGGTCGGCGCCAACAACAGGTCCGTGATGAAGGACTTCGATTCGCCCGTGTACCGCGGCGACCTGCTCTACTTCCACGCGAACCAGGGCAAGGACTGGGGCTCCTATGCGCCCTCGTGGCGGGACTACATCCAGGGCGACATCGAGGAGTTCGAGGTGGACTCCACGCACGAGTACATGCACATGCCCAAGCCCGCCGCGCAGGTCATGCGGGTCATCGCCCCCCGGCTGGCCTGA